The genomic stretch AGAAAAAGACAACTCTGATAGAGCTCTAAAGGAGCTACTGGACACCCAATTTGGGTATATTTCTGTAAATTTCAATCTATTGAAAGATTTACACTCTATATTATTTGATCCCTTTTTGGTTGACTAATTTGCATTTCAGCAGGTCTGTCTGCAGGCCCAAGACACAGTGCTGGCAACCTGCTAAGATGATGAAGTGGGATTTGATATGTTTGAACTACATGTTGGGTGGTTGAATAGCATCTGAAACTCTCCCCACACTCTCCAACATTGGCTAAGAGGTATGTGTTTGTCAATCATGTGTAACTTTCCAGAATTGACAATCTGACAGGCATGCTTCATGTTACAATTGGCCAGCTTAGAGTCAATCGGGACAAAACTTAATCCAGTGTCCTGGTCTGTTACACAGGAAATGGCTATCAACCGGTTGTCTAGACAATGTTCTCCCTCAGCTATCAACTCTGTAGCCTCCCTAAAATTCCTCTCTCTGTATTAATCCTTGTTTGGCTGTGCATAAGCAATCCTACTTCACTGTACCcagatttcatttttctttgtgttgcttttCAATGTTCACTGCTGCTTTTGTCACACCTGCAAAGGGAGCTCTTTCTAATTTGGCATTACTGTTTTTACGTGTTTGGTAAGATGTGGTAGTAGACCATTTACCAAGCATACAACTTGAAATGCTTGACCCTGATCTTTTCAAATAGTTCAACAAACATCTTCATACGGACCATAAGTCATGGTCTACACATTTGCTTTCTGGTAAGGTTCTGAGAGACCCTTATTTTTTGGTTACAATCACAATCAATAATGCACTAGGACATCTTTGATactacagagaacaaggtcaATAGAGTCGACTCATAtcacataagaaggcaaggcttttctccttccccttcttctctgagTGTGAGGAAGTCTGTGCTTTAAGTAGAATTATTGCTAAATTAGACCACTTAGCTGATTCTGTCTTAAAGTTGTACATGTAACTTAAAGGTatttaagaaactgaaaaaaccCTAGCtggttgtgcagtttccaaaaccagaaaAGGATCCATCTGGttttgtgaatcagctgaccATTTGTATATATATCATGATCTTACTTCATgccacaacaataaaaatactgataattTTAGTACTCCAAATTGGCAATATAAGCATTTGAGTGAATCAGGGTATTTCAAGTTGTTGACTTTGTCAATGGTCTACAGCCACATcttataaaacatataaaaacaatgcTGAATTAGGAAATGGCTGCCTTTTGCAgatgtgacaacagcagcagtgaatgttgGAGAGCTGCAcgaagagaaaatgagaccttGGGAAAGTGCAGTGGCGTTGTTTGATGTGCACTCAAATGAGGCTGTAATGCAGAGGGAGAAACTTTAGGGGGGTGACAGAACTGGGAGCTGAGGAGGAACTTGTTCTAGACAACTGGATGATGGCTGTTTCCTGTGTAACAAACCTTAACACTGGGTTAAGCTTTGTCCTGAAGGACTCACCAAGCTCTCCAGTCATGGCAtgaagtgtgtctgtgagatTGTTGATTCTGGCAAGTTACAGATGACTGGCAACACAGACACCTGTTAGCCAGTATTGGAAAGGTGTAGGTGGAAGGAGTTTCAGACGCTGTCTAACCATCCAAAATGTACTTCAGATGTATCATTTCCTGCTTGGTCATTTTAGTATGTTGTCTGCTCTGTTTTGGACCTTCATGCAAATGTGTTGAAATGCAAATTAGTCAAATGAGAGGTGAAATCAAACACTATACAGTAGAGTACAAGgtgttttattattcagttgACAAACCTAGATGAACTGAGCTTTTTCATTGTCTTACTAACAAATGTGTAGTCACTGCACTTGGAGTCAGGATCAAGGTAAAATCAAATTTCCAATGTAGAACCAGCCAACTTGTAATCTTAAATGTTTGGATGTTGGAGTATTTAAAGTGCCAGTTGGTCTGGTGATAACGATGAATGACTCAAAACTTATCTGTCCTACTGTTAGCCTTGTTTCATACTTGTCATGGCATTGTTTCTGGCTAGTGTGAAACTGACAAGCATGGTTCAATGTATTGGCATAGGCAGGGCAGGACTCAATTTGGCCCCAGATGACCCAGGTAGTGGACTTGAGTTTCCTCCAGTATTCTCAATGAGGCCCTGACACCAAAATACCCTCTGCAGTTAAAAGGGTCAGCTGTGTTACTCACCACCCTTGTTCAGTTCTGACAATTCAGTCCTGTCTTAAGGGTCCTGTCAATTTAAATCAGACACCAAATATAAATAACGTTGTTTTTTGTATGAATAGTTGTAGGTTGTCCAAGCCATATGGTGATGGAGTAGTTTCAGCAGTTCCCTGTGGCTCCAGAAAAAATCATTGAGGGATGATGTTATCCAGAGAACAGctgggaagaagaggaaggccAAGCTGCACCAAACCCTCCTTGATGATGCTGCCCCTGTTCCATGTGATTgatgtcttcaggtgtgttGTTTAAGATATGTTATCCACTTCTTTATAATTGTTTCTTGCTTTATACTAactgattgtgtttttctttgtttgagtCAGATGTCCAACCTTCAGGAAGCCTGGAATGTTGGGGCCTGACTTGAGTTCACCAAGCCTTGCACACAGCCTTGACTTCCAGACACCACCCCTGAGTGACTGCTATATGCCACAAGTCTGCAAAGTGGTTTGCCAGCTTTGCACAACTCAGCTACTGATTAAACACAAACTATGGCCATTAATGAACAATGTAAACCTCTGGCAGAATGTTTGTGCTAGGAACACAAGTTTAGTGAGCTACAGACACATCTACCCATGTGCCTTAAAGTCATCAGACTACTCAACGACAGAACCCACCTCCTATCTCCACTGGTTGAGACAACCATATACCTCACATTTAAACTGTCACCACCACAGATGtcatgcaacacacaaacatggctatgtgtgtatacatgtgtacatTGGTCATGTACAAATGACCAAGATCTGTTGTATCTAttattcctgtcttttttttttttttttctttgatgttgACTACATTTCCCCGTGCTGTCAAATTTGATTTTCTTCCCAATGGGAATCAATACAGGTAGAACAGAGCTTTTATTTGTAACCTTGTAATGCCAGAGTGAGATCTTGGGTTCTCTGTGTGCACGTCCTGACAGAATCAGCAACATTTGGAGCAAACTTTTGTCCATTTATTTCCAAATTTGGCAATCACAACCAGGAATGAGCTAGGACATCTcaacactacagagaacaaggtcaACAGAGTCGACTCGTATTgcataagaaggcaaggcttttctccttccccttcttctctgtgtgtgaggaagtctgtGCTGTAAGTAGAGTTATTGGTAATGTAGACACTTTTGCTGATTCTGTCTTAAAACTGTACTTGTAATGGATAACTGACTTAAAGGAATTTAAGAATTTGGAGAAAACCTTGCCCTTTAAGTAGGGGTATGGACCACTACTGagttgtgtgctgtggttgtgcagtttccaaaaccagacaaggatccctctggttttgtgaatcagctgaccATGGTATGCTATTGTTATGGTCTTACTCCAAGATACATACAGAAATGGCTGACAGTGTGCACttaacaacatttattttatttataatgctGCTATTTTGACTCTATTTATTCATCACTCTCCTTACTTATTCTGTAGGATACATTACTGTGTGCATTCtgtaaaaaagttaaaatacaaTAGCAGCTTAAATGCTAATAATGTCCACTTTGGATCATCTTCAAAATACCCATGTGTTattgaaaagggaaaaacagcattttttttttttttttttttcagggcaAATGGTAAATGTCTGAACCTACAACAAAGCATTTCAGCTGATAATCACCAGTAGTCAAAAGCCTAGTTTCTGTAGTCACAGCAGCCCTAAACAGGGTGTCCTCGTGCTGTTTTACCCATCATTATCATTGACTGTGTCCTTTTTCATGCTATGTTTACCTGTTATTATGTGCTGGTGTGTTGTAACTTAACTGTTTCTGCCTGTGGTTCTGTGATTATGTGCTAATTGCTGTTCAGTTCTGTGAAAATTAATACAGTAAAGGGGGCAGTAAAATCCAACTAAATAAGACTCctgtaaatgttctgttttcaaAAGTTTACTTTTTCAGTACAAGTATTGAAATTGTATCAGCAATCTGGTAACTGGGAGTGCAATTTCCAGTATAATAAAAATTCACAATTTCTTGAAACATTCTGAAGAGTTAAGATGTTAATTATTATAACGAAAAACCCACAGTTGGTTTGATGACAGACACTTGACTGTGTCCTCTTTAAGCTAAAACTGATCTGATAACCAAACTCATCCCACATGGACTCACATGGAGTGTTGTTTACACGTGTGTTGCATCCTGGTTTGGGAGGCGAAGAAAGTGGCAAAAATACCCATACTCATTTTACTGAAGTAGCAACACCATAATGTAGAagtactctgttacaagtaaaaacTATGCATTGAAAATGTTTCTCGTGTAGAAGTAGAAAAGTATGGGCATCAAAATTTACTTAACGTACCAAAAGTAGAAGTATCATCATATAGAATGGCCCATTTCCGaattatattattgtaattaGTGATGTAAATGTGTCATATTGCTGCTGTTAAAGGTGAAATATGAGCatacagagcagagctgttgGCTCCCTCTGGAGGTGAAGCAACTGTAACTGTTCCCAAAGAATTTCTTCTGGTAGAGGTAACTCACACTCCAACTGATGTTTGACTGGTGTTTTTTATACATGGTGTGTACTACTTTAAAATCTATCAGTTCTCTGAATTTTAAAGCCTTCAGTGTAATAAAGAGTGAGTTGgctgtttattgttgttttgtttaccgTTCTCATTGCGCTAGAGTATTTGCCCACTCTTCCACAAAGTAAGTTAGTTACATAAGGAAACATAAGGGAGCTCAACAACTGATATATTTGACATTGGGTAGCATATACACTCACAGGTGTCATTTTTCTGCATTGAATACTATTACTCTTGATACTTTTATTCATGTtgctaattttgtgtttttacttggATGTAATTTTTTGTAACAAGGTTTATACTTGTACTAGAATGTTACAACTTTTAATCAAGTAAAGTGGTTGAAAACTTCCCCCACCACTGTTTAAAACtcaatgagacagaaaaatagataaaatgaaagaaatacatATATGCATAGATAAACTCCTAAAGATGAACATTCCATTAGAACATGGATAGTACTGTTACAGCACAGAGTTGTACTGGAACACAGGGAGTTCTATTAGAACACAGACAATCCTGCAGACACCGTAGTTCTCATATCTCAGACTCTAGTTTGATTCTCCACAGTGAGGTGACTCAGTATCTTTACTAAACTACAAACAttacaagagaaaaacacagcaacgAGACAGAGCGCTTAATAAGAAgacaagagaaggaaaagttGAAGAATCAGGAGCCAGGAAACCCTGCTCATCTGAAGTTGTCCGAAGAGAGACAGGTAAGACATTTAAATGCCCTTTACAGAGGTATCAGCAGTAAGTTAGTTTTGAGCTTAGATTTTAATTTGCaccctttaaaaacattttaaaaattgtatGTTTCCACACTAGGACACAACACCACGTACCATGGATAAAGACATGGAGGACACTGAGAAGATCGTTGACTCACTCATCTCAGACGTCATTGAACAGGCTGCTCAAGTTCAATCTTTTGGTCTGGAGGAGCTATTTGCTGAGCCTCTTAAGGTGAGACCTGCAGAGGCTGACGAAGACAAGGTCATGGAGATACCATCAGGACCTTCAGAGGAGGATGAACGCACTGTGTTTTCCCAGGGAggaaatgaagcagcagcagaccagACAGTCGTCATGAATTCCTCCACCATGTCTCTCGTAATAATGAGATTTTTCCAGAGCCTCACTGAAGAGTaggtcatttattttctcactgaaaCTCTAGTAGACACTTGaatacattttcaacatttgtgtacattatttctgtgtttcatcttttgtttctgttcgCTCTTTTTTAGGCAATGGAGGGAAGTCAGCGAGGGCGTTTTCAATCGAGACGTGAAGGAGAAGCTGATTGACATGTGCGTGGATGTGCTGAAGTTCACCTCAGACTCAGTCATTAGAAATGTCTTGGAGTCACTTGCTCAGTCATCCACCTCATCTGACACCTTCACCCTGAAGACCCCCTCTGAAATCCAGAGAAGTGTGGAGAGCTCTTTCAGCCAGGCTGTCTGTGATATTGTCGGGACAGACATCCCCGTTAGGATTTCACCTGAATTCACAGAGGCCATAGCGACTGCAGTACTTGAAGTGGTCACCCCGGTCCTCTCCGTGGCCATACAAGCCTCAGTGGATGAACGGTCCACGATCGCCACTGCTCCTGCCAGCCTCCAGGTGTCAAAGGACAAAGTAGCCAAGAAGACTCTGGCAGGAGCTATTTCC from Lates calcarifer isolate ASB-BC8 unplaced genomic scaffold, TLL_Latcal_v3 _unitig_622_quiver_1159, whole genome shotgun sequence encodes the following:
- the LOC108879318 gene encoding uncharacterized protein LOC108879318 is translated as MDKDMEDTEKIVDSLISDVIEQAAQVQSFGLEELFAEPLKVRPAEADEDKVMEIPSGPSEEDERTVFSQGGNEAAADQTVVMNSSTMSLVIMRFFQSLTEEQWREVSEGVFNRDVKEKLIDMCVDVLKFTSDSVIRNVLESLAQSSTSSDTFTLKTPSEIQRSVESSFSQAVCDIVGTDIPVRISPEFTEAIATAVLEVVTPVLSVAIQASVDERSTIATAPASLQVSKDKVAKKTLAGAISTMKSLLTGRGAVIKRRVMSQQGLEPNKDEETPATGRNKKKNESVWRRCFRPKRKIQPFPQEDSNGANGAQKGKQESRSPLTTSSITEDPPLAETTTGEIQEEEETNFSNSSSKKKNEKKKKEQKKKKLPLWMRLFCSPCTCPRCRSSP